CGGCGTGTAGATGCGGCTAAAACACGGGTCAAACGAATTGATATAAATAAACTTTGAAATCCCTTGCGCCGAAAGCACACGGTTCAGCGTCTTCCAAATGTGCCGATTGACGAAATTTTCCGCCAAATCGTAAAGAACGGATTTCGGCAAAAAATTAATGACGAGCGTCGGCGCGGGCGAAACGACCGATAAATTCGGAAAATCCGCAAACGGCTGATAAACCGGCGAAGATTTGCCCGCCCAAATCGGCTTGCGAAACCGGATGTCTTGCCGGGTTTTGCCGGTAAAAAGATCTTTATAGGTAAAAGGATGGTCGCAATAAAAAACGCGGCGTTCTTTGGAAAGCTCTTTGGCCAAATTGAGCGAAGTCGACGCATATTTTCCGTCCCAGCGCGGCAGCGCCTGCATGACGACGGGCAGCTTCGCGGTGTTCATCTTGCGCCTCCGCGATATTTTTGTTCATAAAGCCGATTTGCGGCCAAAAATTTCGGGAACAGTTTTACCAAGCTGAACCACCACGCAAAATTCAGCGCAAGCCCGATGAAAAAATATTTCGGGCGAAACAGATATTTGAGCGTCGATTTCAAATTTCGGAGTTGATGCACAAAAAAAACTTCCCAATAGATGGTCTTCCAAGGCGAGCTTGTGCGGTATTTTTGATAGGCCGCCGGGTCTTTGTGATAAAGCAAAAATTCGCTTTGCAAAATTTTCATCCGGCCTGCCAGCTTTTTGAACGTGTCTTGGCGCGGCGGATGGATGACATGGACGGACGGCTCGAAGGAAATTTCGCCGAGCTTTTTCATGCGCCAAGCCAAATCGGCGTCCTCGTTGTGCGCAAACGGAAACGAGCAATCAAAGCCGCCGATGGATTCGAACGCGGATTTGCGAAACGCCGCGTTGCAGGTCGGCAAGGCCGGATGGCCGGTTTCATTTTCAATTTGATGCGTGAGCGGCGTGCGTTCTTCGCGGACGGTGGTCGTTCGGCCTTGAATGCCCACGATATTTTTTTTGCCGAAAATCTCCAGAATTTCTTTGAGCCAAGTCGGGCTGACATGGCAATCGTCGTCGGTGAAGGCGATGATGTCGGCGCGGGCGAGCTTTGCGCCGTTGTTTCGCGCCGCCGCCGGGCCTTGATTTTGCTGGCGAACATAGCGCAAATTCGGATGCGCCGCCGTCATGCCGGCCATCAGCTCGTCCGTGCCGTCGCTTGAGCCGTCGCTGACGACGACGACCTCGTAGTCGCTTTCGGGCAAGGCCTGCCGATAAACGGTTTCGAGCAGCTCGGCCAAGAGCGCCTTGCGATTGTAAGTCGGCACAATCAACGAAATTTTCGGCTGTGTCATGTTCCCGTCCTTCCCGGGCTAAGTTTTTGCCTCACGGCCACATAAAGGTTTTGATAGCTTTTCGGAATTAAAAGAAAGCAGCGCAAAAAACTAATGTCAAGTTCTTTTTTCAGTAAAATTCCAATCCAGAAAAACCCGAAAGTTTCCGTTAGGAACGGCGCAATCACCGCGCCGTAAAGCCCGACGGTTGAGATGAGCGTGACCGACAGCGCGATGTTAATCACCGAATTGACGGTTACGACCATGACATTGATTTCCGGCTTGGAAATCGCGTTGATGACGCTGCCGAACGCATTGCCGAACGGCGAATAAAGCGCGACCGTTATCACCATCACCGTTAGGAGCGGCGCGGCGGCCAGATACGCGCTGCCGTTGAAGAGCAAAATAATTTGCTCGGCAAACAGGGCGATGACCGCCACCATCGGCAAAAACATCCCGAGCAACATCGCAACCGATGTTTCATAAAGCGTTTTCAAATCTCGGTTTTTAGCTTGATTGTTTAATTCGCAAGCTTTGGGGAAAATCAAGGTTTGAATCGCGGCGTTGGGAATCAAGACAAGCTGCGTGAATCGCTGTGCCACGCCGAGCAAACCGGCTTCGGCAAATGTCAAAAGTCCCGCCGTCAAAAACACGTTGATGCGCGTGGAAAGCGTCCCCGCAATTTCGCGTAGCAGCCCGTATTTTCCGAATGCGAGAAGGTCTTTGACCATTTGGCGTTGCGCCTTCGCTTGCAAGAGATTTTTAATTCCCAGCCGCCAAGTCCCGTAAACGGCGGCCAAACCGGACGCGCTGCCAAGCACCAGCACCATCGCCCAAAGCGGCCACGCCTGCCGAACGAGCAAGCCGAAGCCCACGCCCAAAACGCTCACGATGATGAGGTTCATCCGAAAAATCAGTTCAACCTCCAAGCGACTTTGAAAGACAAAAAGCATCCAGCGGTAAATTGACCAGCCGACGGAATAAACCGGATAAATCATCAGCAAGGCGCTCAGAAGCGGGAAAAATCCTAACGCGCCGCTGGTGGAAATCGTCATGCAAATGGCAACTTCAATTGCGAGGTTGATCCAAAAACTGGACTTGAGAACTGTCCAATAACTCTCGCCATCGATACCGGCGGAATATTTAACAAGCGCAGTTTGAACGATTCCCTCGCGAATTTTCGTCACGAAGAAAAATAGCGCGGTAAAAACGCTCCACGCGCCGACATCTTCGGGCGTGTAGAGCCGCGTCACCAACACGATTGAGCCTAACCCAATCAGGATTTCCAAACTATTGTTGATGAGCGTCCAGGCTATTTTTCGGTAGTTTAGCATGAAAGCGTGTGGATTGCGTGGTCAATTGTGAAAAACAAAAGCATGAATTCTATGTTTATTTTATAGTAGAATCAAAAATTGATGATTGAGAAAAATTCTGTCATGTGTCATGCTGAGCCTTCTTAGGGGAAGCATCCATGATTTCGGTCACGTTGGATTCTTCGGCTAAGAAGCCTCAGAATGACAGGGTGCTTTTCGTTTTTATCACCCTGAGCGGAGACGAAGCCCTGCCTTTTAAAGAAGCGCCCCTTCGCCTCCAATCAAAACGACACAGGGCGGCACAGCTAAATTTTCGTATCGTTTTCTATCACTATTTTCAGGATTTGCTACAACCGCCCATAAATCCCCAAAGTTTGTTTGGCCGTTTTTTCCCACGTGTATTCGGCTGCCGTTTTTAGGCCGCGCTCGCGCAACGCATGAAGTTTTGACGGATGGCGGTAGAGCGATTCGATGGCGTTTGCGAAATTTTCGGGTGTTGGCTCGCAGCAAATAGCCCCATTTTGCAGGACTTCCGGTAGCGATCCCCGATTAGATGAAACGGTTGCCGTGCCGCAGGCCATCGCTTCGAGCGGCGGAAAACCGAATCCCTCGTAAAGACTTGGATATAAAAAAACATCCGCAGAGGCGAGAAACGCTCTGAGTTTATCGTTGGAAATAAATCCTTTGAACTCAACATTTTGCACCTTCAGCTCGCGCACGAGCTTCGGCAGCGTTGTTTGCTGATGAAATCCGCCGCCAATTTGAATTTTGCATGTAATATTTTTTCGTTCCAAAAGCAACGCGGTATAAATTAACGATTCCACATTTTTATGCTTCGCAAGCCCGCCGATGTAGCGAATCGTGAAAACACTATTTTCCTTTCGATTTGGCTCAGGATAAAAAAAATCGTGATTAATGCCGTTATGCACCACATGAATTTTCTCTTCAGGAATTTGCGCGTGCCGGATCAAATCATCTTTGGATTTTTGCGAAACCACGATAATTGCATCAGCAATTTCCGTCGTTTTTTTCAGCTCATATTGATAAACCCAGCGATCTAAAGGTTTAGCATAAATAAATGGAATCGCATCGTGCGCCGTAACAATCACAGGCTGGCGAGATTTTTTTGCTAAAGCGAGCGCCCAACCCGCATCCACATAATCGGCGTGCCAAATGTCGCTTTCCACCGACTCCAACGCCTTGCTTAAATAATATGGCGCAACATAGTACCGAAGATTTTTAAACGACCGATACGGGTAGCCCTTGATGTAAGGCTCCGCGCCGCCGTCCTTGCGATAGAGCGTGACCTCTAATCCCGATTGATGAAAATAACTCGCCAATTCGTGCGTGTAGCGACCGATGCCGCAATTTTGCGTCAAACAAGACGTGAGCGTTAGTTTCATCGCGTTAGGAAAGTTTGTTTTTGAAAATGGACAGCGTTTTTTCCGCAGCTTTTTCCCAAGTGTATTGCTGAACCCAATTTCGGCCTTTTTCGATCAGCGTGCGGCGTTTTGCTTCACTTGCGATGAGCTCGTTTGCCGCTTCCGAAATTTGATGTTCGTCATAGTCCGTGCAAATTCCGCCGCCGCCGGAAATTTCTTTGAGCGACCCGCCCGAAGTTGTGATAACCGGAACGCCAGCGGCCATTGCTTCGAGCGGCGCAAATCCGAAGCCTTCATAAAGCGATGTGTAAATGAGCAAGTCGCCGCTGTTGTAAAACGCATTCATTTCCTCGTCGGGCAAATAGCCGGTGAAGCGCACATTTTTTAGCGCCATGTCGCGAGCTATTTGCGGATAGGCTGTTCGCTCGGGATACGCGCCAGCAATCACAAGTTCAACATCTGAATGCTTTTGTGAAATGAGCTTATAGGCATTGAAAAGAAGCTCAAGATTTTTTCGCTTGCCAAGTCCGCCGGAATAAATAATCCGAAAATGCGCCTTTTTGGCGTCCTCTGCTTCTGTAGGCAAAGGATAAAATCGCTGTTGGTTAATCCCATTTGGCACAACTTCAATCAAGTTTTCTGGATAGCCAGCGTATTTTACGGCGTCTTGCTTCGCCGTTTCGGAAACCATGACGAGCGTGAAACGCTTTTTTTGAAATCGCTCGAGCGCCCATTTGTAATAAGCCTCGTATGTGGCAGAAGCTTCTTTGATGTGCAAAAGCGAAACATCGTGCATCGTGACGACAGCGGGACGCCCAAGCGCGTAGCCGAGCGCCAACCCGGACAAAAACCAATGCGCGTGGTAAATATCAGCTTTTGTATTTCCTAACGCTTTGCGAATAAAAAGCGGCAAAATGTAGGGGTGTAAATCGCGAAACGATTTGTAAGGAATCGGGTGAATCCATGCCTGTTCATGAAACGAGCTATCGGCATGGCCGGGCTTATAGACTTTGAAAAGCGACAGCTCGGGATTTTCGGCTCGAACATGTTTGGCAAGTTCGTACGCGTAATTGCCAATTCCGGAAGTGAAATGTTGGCAGGAAACCATGACGATATTCATGCAATTTCTCCTTTCGCGATTTCCTCCACGTGCTCGTCTAATTTAATTGCTTTAAAAAGAATGGCGCAAAAGACCCAAAAAAGCAAGTTAAATGGCGTTTTGCCAATAATATCTTGGGCGTACTCTACCACGAAAACCCCAGCAAGCATACACAAAATCGCTAGCACAATGACTTTGAGTTCCTCATCTTGAAGCTTCCAATATTGGAGCGTGCCTTTAATCAGAATGTTTAACCAAAGAAAAATGTAGAAAATGAACCCTATCCAGCCGAGTTCCACCGCAACCCGAACAAATCCCGAATCAGGCGGAAAATTTGCTAAAAACGTGCCCGGGGAAAATTTCTGTCCCCAAACGCCAGTTGAGCCAAGCCCGCCACCAATTGGATGCGCCAAAATCCATGGGAAAATCATTTCGCGATTTCGTTTTCGCACCATATAAGATTCATCTTTTTTTCCGCTAAATGTGGATTGCAACCGCTGTATATGATAGTTATTTGTTGGCATGTTGATAATTCCCATAAAAATAACGCCCATCACCGCACCGGCCAGATACAGCCGCCAATTTTTAGCCAGCACCACAAGCGCCAAAATGGAAACCGGAAGAATCGCAATGGCGGAGCGCGTGCCGGAGTAGACCATTGCAAGCAAGACAAAAAGCGTGGCCACGCGATAAAACCATTTCTTTAGCCAACTGTGTTTGCCTCGCGTAAGCAAAGGAATGAGAATGAGCATTCCCGCCATCACCACGCCGTATTGCGCGGGCGAGGCCATTGTGCCGAATGAGCGCCAGCGCCCGTTGATGTAGACAAGGTGCACTGCGTCGTTAGCAACCACAAAACTCATTTCAAATGGAAAATATCCATTGAAAAATTGCACCAGCCCCCAAGTTGCAGAAACGAAACACAAAATGACGATGAGATGCAATATATTTTTGACATCTTGTTTGGTCTCCAACATTCGATACGTTAGAAAAAATACCAGGATATACCCAACCGCCGGGCGCATCACAAAAAACCATGCGGTACGAGAAGCCGCTATCGGATTCGCTATTTCCAAAATGTTATAGACAATCCAGATGATAATAGGGACATTGAGCTGAGTTTTGAACCCTTCCCATTGTTTTTGGGTGTAGCATTTATACAAATACCCTATCATCATAAACAAAACTAATGCATCTTGGAGCAATCCAATTTTCACATTTGGCAAAGCCATTAAAATCGTGCCGAGCATACACGAAATGGTAATCGCGAGATAAACACCAAGGCGAATGCTGACCATCGTTGAAAACAAAATCGGCGCGCCGACCGCACCCGCGATGATCAACACAGCCAAAATCAGCCCGAATTTAGCGATGCCAACGGAAATGCCTAAAGTAACCGCGGTTAAAATTGCCCAACCTAACGGCGAATCAAACCGCCGCAGCACGAGCTCTGAAGCTAAATATTCATTCAATTTGGATTTTGGGGACTTTCCGATGGCGCTGGATTCAAGATTTTCGTTTTTCATTCGCGCCATTTGCTTGATGTTCCGTGTGTAAAAATTTTCCACGATTCTTCGACTTCACGCCTTCAAGCATCGAAAAAAGATTGTTCAAGGCAAATTTAGGCAATTTAAACATCATTGCGCTTAAATTTTTCCACCCATTTGTATGGCTGATAAATAGCACAAACGCGATGAACAACATGCCAAGCGATAAAAGCATGCCTGGAATCGAATAGGGCAATTTGCCGTAAATCGCTAAAATGATGCTTTCGGCAACGGCCAAAATAGGCACCACAAAAAGCTGCAACGATCGCGGCGGTCGATATAGTGAAATCGCATAATCGATCGGGGAAAGACGCCCTGTTTTCAATCCGAACAAAATCAATTGCCAACCATAGCGCATGGCAATATAATATTGCACACCCAGCCAGCGCGTTCGCTGTTTTTTTATCGCAGCTTCCGACTCAGTTTTTTCCTCAAAAACTTTCGCTCGCGGATTATAAACGCTTTTGAGATTGTGCTTCAAAAGTCCCACCATCAGATTTTTGTCCATGCCGGGCGCAACGCCGTCCAAACCCGCAACGGCATCGGCAAAAATATCATAGCGAACGCCAAAACCACTTCCACTAATTTCCAACATCATGCCCAATTTAGATTTCGCAGCACGAAACATCACATCGTTCAGTGCCTCCGATGTGGCATCAAAGGATTGCGTTGCATTTTGCGCGGCCAGCGGCAGCCGTTGCCCTTGAACAAGATCGTAGCCCGATTTGAAGCCGGCTTCAAGCTCATGAAAAAAATCGCCGTCGACCAAATTATCTTTATCCAAAATCACCACATGGCTTGGCGACCAAATGCCTCGTTCGGTTTGAGCCGCAATATGTGCGGACAAAAACTTCAAAGCGTGATGATATGGATTGCCGCTCAAATGCGAAAAAGCTTTTTCCAATGTGTAAAAGTCAAACTGCTTGACTGCCAAACTTAGATCTGGCGACGCTTCTTGCAGCAAAATAATTGGCTTAATATGACTTTGCCCTTCGATGGATTTTGTGAGCGATTCCAAAACAGTCAAAAAGAAGCGATTGGGCTTATAAGCTGGGAGAAGCACCAAAATATCTTTCACCTCCGAGGAGCTTTTTGAGTCAAACTTGGGCGGCTTATATAGCACACCAAAAAGAATGGTTGCCATCCAATAAAATGAGTAGAAAAAGAAATAGGCGACAATCACCATCAAGAGGCTCGTTCCAAAATAAATTGCCCACGTCATGTTTTCACTTTCTTTTTTCTGTTGAATTTTAATTCATCTTTAATCTTCATGAAATCGCGGTTTATTAAATGCTTGGCGATCAAGCGCAGCTTTGAGCGGCGTTTTGAAACGCTGCCAATGTAGTTTTCCATCTTCTCGATATCGATTTTGCTCAACACCGCGCCCGCAACCTGAAGCGAACTATCTGCAATCATTTGCATCGATCTGGCATCGATCGATTGGAAAATTTTATGCGCGCGGAATAAATAAAAGGCCGATTTGGCAAACATAGCCCATTCTTTCCAGTCCGCTGATTTTTCCAAAGCCGGCGGCACAATGAAGATATAATCATACTTCGCGCGAATCTCCTGGAAAAATTGCTGCCAATTCGCCGAATCCATGATCTCCAAAGGCGAAAGTTGCGATTCGGTTAAATCCAGAATACCGGATTTTTCATGGCCTAAAATGGCAAACGGCTGCGTACCAAGAATCGGCATACTGGCATCGGGGACGGAGTTGTCGTGCGGATCGCCATAAATGAGTAACACCTTCTGATTGATCTTTTGCAGCGATTCCATCACCTGCGAAGTGAACCAAACTTTTCCATCCATGCGATGGCCAGAAAGCCACAAAACAATGCGATTCTCAGGCTCGATTTTCAAAATCTCCTGCCGCAATGCCTTGAGCTGCTGTTGCAAAATATGGAAGGCTTCGGCTTGCGACAAGCTGCCATTTTTCACACACTCCGACTGCATGTCGGGAATCGCTGCAACAACGCCAAACATAGAAACCTTTTCAAATCGGTCGACGGTAGAAATTGAGGCGTCTAAAATTTCAATTAAAACCAGAACAACCACGATGAGAAGAAAAATGACGACACCCGAAGCGACAACCAAAACGCCTCTTTTTCCTGGCTTTGGCTTAATGGGAATGCTCGGAAAATCAACTGTGTAAATTTCCGCCGAGCCTTTTCCCTCCGCAACCGTTTTGGCGAGATTGAGCTTATTGAGCAAAATCAAATAGCCTTGCTGAGCAACATAAATCTCATTTTCCATGCCGCCAATAGTCGATTCCAATGGCGCGAACGAGCGAGCATATTCAAGAATGCGGCTAATCTCATTTTGGACGACCGGAATTGATTCTTCGGCAATTTCCACATCCAGCTGATAACCGATAAGGCGATAAACCATTTCCTGCTTGGTTTGCTTCGGATCGTAAGGCACATCCTTCACCAACTTGACAATTTCATGGCTCACTTGATCTTTAATTTCTTGAACTTCCTTTTCCTGCTTTTGTATATCAATGGATGGATTGGGCTTAAATTTATTGGCGATGAGCGTCGAATTTGCCGCCGAAAGCTTTCGCTTCAAATCCACAATTTTTTGATTCGCCTCTAAATTGACGGGCATCGGAAGCTCTGTCTCATAATCTTCTTTGATGCGCTCAACCGCTTTTTGGCGCGAAGCACGCACTTCCTTAAGATGGCTGAGCTGTATTTCCATATTCACAATCTGATTCACAATGGCCTTTGTATGCTCAGGCAAGTTGATCACATTGTTTTTAATTTTGTACTGCTCGAGTCGCTTGATCTTTTTGTCCAACTCGTCCTTTGAACTGACAACCAATTTTTCAAACATGTCGCGGTCGTAGTCAGTCCGATGCTTGGAAATAGACTGATACAATTGCTTCATGGTTTCAATGATGAGACCATTGATATAAGCGGCTTTAAACGGCGTGTCCGCTTCATAAACCACGCTGATATAATTGCTCTTGCCAATTCTGGCCATTCCCAAATTGGCGTTGATATAATCGTGCGAGAGATTGTTTTTTTTTAGAAAGAAATTGATTTCGGCATGGGTTTTATCCAGTAAGTTGAGCATTTCTTTCTCTTTGATAAGCCTATTGATAATGGGCATAATCTGCGAAGTGTCCAGCACGGCTGCATCATTTTCATCAAATTTTAAATGATTGTGCTTCTTGAGGTAAAACTCTTTTAGAAGTTGGAGGCGAACCAGTTCAATGTTTTTTCTAGACCGCGTGAGTTGAATGAGATTTTCGAAATATTCGTTAATCTCATATTGCTGGAGCACGTCGTCAGTCAGGCTTAATCCTTTACTGCTTTGAAAATTGATATTTAACGTGGCTTCTGAAACATACGTTTTGGGCTGAGATCTGGTTAAAAAGAACACAACAGCCATGGCCAAAATGGGCAAAGCTGTCCAAAGTTTCCAACGGTGTAAAACCGCTCGTATGATTGAAAAAAATTGCTCCATGCGTTCAATTCTATTCCCTAAACATTAAGTTGTTTAGGTCTTCGAACTGGCCTGAGACGATTGAAATTTCACGATAGATTTGTTCGGAGCTAAACCGCAGTTCCAAAATCGCCTCGCGCGTTTGCGAAACAGCGTTCATTGCATCAATATACCCTTCTATTTGGCCTTCACCTCGTTGAAAGCGTTCCAACGCTAAACGCGCTTGCTCCTCCTGAGATGCCAAAATCTCTTGCTTAAGCTGCATAGCGCTCAACATTTGAGTGTATTGTTGATATTTCTCTTCTACCCAGATTCTTAGCGTTCGTTTTCTTTTCATAATTTCGTCTTCAACGCGACGCGCGCCAGCCTCTGCCAACCTAACTCGACTGGGAAGCGTGAAGAGGCCTTCCAAATCTAAATTTAAGGTTAAACCAAATGCCGGCACAAAATTCACCTGCGCCGATTGATTGGCCTCTGAGCTATTTTCATAATTCAAAAATTGAATACCAAACCGAAAACTCCCAAGCCAACTCATTTTTTCTTGAATAATGCGCTCCTTCTCTTGAATATGCTCTTCTCTTAACGCTTCAATATCGTATGAATGACGAAAAACTTGAATGACTAACGAATCAATAATTTTTTTGTCGGTTGAATCCAGTTCAGTTTTCAACGTTTGCGATTGGGCAAACAAAACGGACGGCACTTCAAGCAATGCGATTGTTAGCCAAACAATTAAAATCTTGAACATTTGCTTGGGAAAATGATTAAGTAGCATGTAAAAAACAACTCTGGATGCGTCACTTGAGGCGTTTTTTACGAACGATGACATGCTTTCAGGCGATTCGTGCGAAAGCAAACATCGGGATTTTTCTTCAAAGAAGATTAAAATCCAGCTTTTGTTGGAATGGACAAAGGCAAAAAGAGATGCTGAAGTTGCGTTTTTCTTTTTTAGCAACCTTTTTCATTGCGGCTATTATCAAAGCGAATCATTAGCGTTGAACAATCATACATTTTCTGATTGCAGTAGCGCTGGGAATGTTTTCAAAATAATTTGAATATCGAACCAAACGGAGCAATTCTGAGCGTAATGATTATCTAATGCGATTCGCTCTGCTTCAGACATATCAGACTTGCCTCGCTTTGTAACTTGCCAAAGCCCAGTGATGCCTGCCGGCGCCATGAACCGCTCTGTCCATGCATCTGTTGTCAGTTTTTCCGCTTCGTAAAGCGGCAAAGGCCGATTTCCAACAATGGAGATGTCGCCAATTAAAACATTTATCAACTGAGGCAATTCATCAATGCTTGTATTTCGAATAAAGCGACCAAATTTTGTAACCCTTGGATCGTCTTTAAACTTCATAAAAATGCCGGATTGTTTACTTTTCTGCAGATTGGCATATTCGCTTTGAGTATAAATGACATTATCAGCAATGAATACGTCTTTGGCGTTTGCAATCGGCGCTAATATCGCTTCATCTTCCACTGCTTGATGAAATCCGTCATGAACACCGACCTTTTGTAGAACAGCCTCCTGATTCTGATACATATTCAGGTGCTTTAACTTCTCTATATTTTTATCAGCACCTGCTGCCATCGAACGAAACTTGTATAAATCAAAAATTTGATACCCCATCCCTACACGTTTAGACTTGTAGAGAACCGGTCCTTTGGACTCAAGCTTAATTATCAACCCAACAATGAAAAGCACTGGCGAAAGTAAAATGAGCGCCATAGCCGATGAAAAAATATCAAAAGCCCGCTTGAGAATAGGAATTTTATAGCTCTTAAAAACTTGCTTCTCTTCCGATTGCTTGAAGTTTTTGATTTGAAATAAATAGCTTAAGCGATAAGCCAGCGCATCTATTTCGATTGGCTTTACAAAAAAGTCATCGACGCCTTCTTTTAATAAAGCAATGCGTTCTGGTTTTGATAATTCAACTGTAGAAGTAAAAAGGAAAAGGGATTTTTTTAGACTACCGCTAGATTTAAGCAGATGCAAAAACTGCAGCTTGTTCATGTCTGTCAAAGTATATTCCGAGATGATAGCATCTGGAATATTTCCTGCTTGTAGCCACTTGAACACTTCATGGCAACTACAAAATGCTGTTACAAGGAATCTACCTTGATGATTATTTTCAAATCCGGCTTGTAAGCTATTACATGCGTCTTTATCAGGGTCAATACATAGGATGTGGCGGATTTTTTTATCAGTACCCATTTCGTCTTTTGAGTTTGGGAGGTTTAACTCAAGGCTATTTGATAGAGACGACTCGAATTCTACTTTAGAGTTATTCACAAGTATAAATTTTTATACAAAGTGGCATTGGTCAGCTACCCACACGCCTAAAAATAGAGGAAATACGCGCTTTCAATTCTTCTGGATTAAAAGGCTTCACGATAAAATCATCCGCACCAATATTTAAACACTTAATGCGGTCTTCACTTTTATCATTAGCTGATAGAACAACAATAGGGATGTCTTTGAAAAAGCCGCTGACACGCACATTTTTGATAAATGAATATCCATCAACATTTGGCATATTGATGTCGACAATAACCAGATCTGGAATATTGCCTTGCTGCAACCAAAATAGAGCTTCATCTCCATCTTTTTTTGTGACAACATCATAAGATTTTGTCAAAATGAAAGATAAAATCTTAAGCATCGCAACTTCATCATCAACGACAAGAATTGTTTTTTTCATTGCTACTTGTTAAATGAAGTAAAAATCTTGTGAAATCAATTTTGTAAATAAATAACTTAAAATTCGCCTTAGCTTTTTATTCGAATGAGAGATCCTTCAGGCCAAGAACAAATTTCATCGTTATTTGATTCCTTTATTTTTTCACTTTTCTTACTTGCATGTTTAAGGAATGCTAAGGTTTAGTCACTGCTGTAAAAA
Above is a window of Chloroherpeton thalassium ATCC 35110 DNA encoding:
- a CDS encoding response regulator transcription factor → MKKTILVVDDEVAMLKILSFILTKSYDVVTKKDGDEALFWLQQGNIPDLVIVDINMPNVDGYSFIKNVRVSGFFKDIPIVVLSANDKSEDRIKCLNIGADDFIVKPFNPEELKARISSIFRRVGS
- a CDS encoding sugar transferase → MGTDKKIRHILCIDPDKDACNSLQAGFENNHQGRFLVTAFCSCHEVFKWLQAGNIPDAIISEYTLTDMNKLQFLHLLKSSGSLKKSLFLFTSTVELSKPERIALLKEGVDDFFVKPIEIDALAYRLSYLFQIKNFKQSEEKQVFKSYKIPILKRAFDIFSSAMALILLSPVLFIVGLIIKLESKGPVLYKSKRVGMGYQIFDLYKFRSMAAGADKNIEKLKHLNMYQNQEAVLQKVGVHDGFHQAVEDEAILAPIANAKDVFIADNVIYTQSEYANLQKSKQSGIFMKFKDDPRVTKFGRFIRNTSIDELPQLINVLIGDISIVGNRPLPLYEAEKLTTDAWTERFMAPAGITGLWQVTKRGKSDMSEAERIALDNHYAQNCSVWFDIQIILKTFPALLQSENV